The genomic stretch AGAGCAGGAGCTCGGCATTACCAGCCAGATCATCATGTGTTTCCTGCGTCACCTGAGTGAAGACGAAGCGCTACAGACCCTGGAACTGGCCCTGCCGTATAAAGATAAAATTGTCGGTGTTGGTCTGGATTCCTCCGAACAAGGTCACCCGCCGGAGAAATTCAGCCGCGTGTTTGCCAAAGCGCGTGCGGCCGGCTTTATTGCCGTCGCCCACGCCGGCGAGGAGGGCCCAGCGCTCAATATCCGCAACGCGATTGATCTGCTCGGTGTACAACGGGTTGATCACGGCGTGCGCTGCGTTGAAGATGCCGCCCTGGTGGAAGAGCTGAAACAGACCCGCATGCCGCTGACCGTATGTCCGCTCTCCAATCTGAAACTGAAAGTATTCCAGCACATGACTGAGCACAACATCGTCGAACTGCTGCGCCAGGGGCTGTGCGTCACCATTAACTCAGACGACCCGGCCTACTTTGGCGGCTACATGACCGACAACTTCCTGGCGGTCTCTGATGCGCACAGCATGACCCATCAGGAGCTGGCCCAGTTCACCCGCAATGCGATTGAAGCCAGCTTTATCTCTGCAACAGAAAAAGCGCGCATGAACGCGCAGGTCGATAGCGTAGTGGCGCGCTTTAGCGCCTGAGTCATACTCCGGGCTATATTCTGAGTTATGACCTCCCGCATTATAAAGCTGCGCATTTCGCGCAGCTTTGTCTTTACCTCAAGCACCCAACTGTGCACGCTTTACCCCGGATGACCATCAGCGCGCGACATGAGCAGCATAGGCGCAAAACGCAGCATAAACAGCCCGAACGCCGCAATCCACAGCAAGGCACTGAGGTTCACCCACCACAACACATACGCCGGCAGCAGCGCAACGCCTAAGCTACGCAGCACAGCGGCCAGCAGCAGCGCGCCAAACGCCAGGCTCATATCCGGCCCCTGATAAATGGCCCGTCCGGTATGGCCCATCGACACCCGGGCAACCATAGCCAGAATCAAGCCGGCCAGCGCACCGATAGCCAGCAAATGCAGCATATTATGAGCAAACCAAGGCTGGTCAATTGCGCCGCGTAACAGCAGACTAAGCGGTATACACAGATAAGCCGCATGCAGCGACCACACCAACGGCTCACTTAGCGTGCGCCAGGGCTGCCAACGCCACCAGCGCAGTAACTGAGCCGCGCCGGCTACAAGCATCAGCGGACGCGCAACACTCTCAGCCGTTAACGGAAAAAAGCTCAAAATAAACAGCGCCAGCAACGGCGCGTTGGCGAACCATTCCAGCCACACGAGGGACGGTTTGCTTTCGAACTGAAAGCGGCGCGCAGTAAAAAACGGGATCACCCGCCCGCCCATCACTGCCAGCAGCAAGGTAAACCACCATAACATCGCCTGCCACACTGCCGCAGCAGCAAACGGCGCCACACCTTTTATCGTGGCATAACTGGCAAAGTTAGCGCCGATCGCAACGGCCAGTAACGGGATAAAAAACAGATTGCGCCAGCCGCGGGCACGCACCAGGCGAATCCCGACCTCATAGGCAGTCAAAGCCAGAAACAGCGCTTCAATACTGGCCGCAAGCCACAGCGGCAGCGGCGTCCAGAGCAGAAGACGCACCAACAGCCACAGCCCGACAATCAGCGCCAGGCGCCAACCTTTCGTGGCGGGAATCGAGGTCCAGTTCTGCACTGCAGTGAGCAGAAAGCCGGCCACGATCGCCATCGCAAAGCCAAACAGCATTTCATGCACATGCCACCATAGAGCCGGCACCACCAGCCATTGCGGCTGACCATGTTGAAACATGACAACCCAGGCTCCGACCGCAATCAAAGCATAGGCACACCCCAGCAAAAACAATGGCCGAAAACCCGAGCGTAAAATCGCCGGGATTCGCTCCTCGGCCTGTCTGTCGACAATATTCAGCATAGTGGCTCCTTCGCCTGCAATTCATTAGCTTCCGCTGCAATGAATTGCACGATTTGAGCCAAGATATTAATGATTAATAATCAATAAATTAAAAAATATCAGGTCAAATTAACCCAATAAAAAAGGAGTCATAATGACTCCTTTCGTTGTTTTTAACCTAGTTAACCACCCAAGGGTTAACTTATCAGAGGTTAATCAGGATTCGCGCCGACTGATCACCACACAAGCAATCTGTTTTTGCTTGCCGAACCCGAGGATCTGTGACAAGGCTTTTTTACCAACCGGCACATAGCCGGACGCCACTGCATGATCTTCCGACTCGGCATGCGGATCGTGGAAAAAGAAAAACTTCTCACTCATCCCGCTCAACACGATCCAGTGCGGCTCTTTCTTGCCGTCAAAACGATAGGTACTGATCAGCAGCAACACACAAGCGCCCTGATTTACCCACTCCTCAAGCTGAGCCTGGGTTGGCGGTGCGTCAATGGTTTCAACATCTTCTTCCAGCAACTGGCGGCAAAAATCCTGATGAACCAGCTCAATCACTTCTTTTTTATTCGCATCACGCACACTGTCGATAAACGGTGTGCTGCGTGACTGACTCCATAACTCAACGTGAAAGCCGCGCCGCGCCGCCGCCAGAGCCAGCCCTTGTCCGCTGCAGCCGCCGTGCCCGGCCGCCATGAAAATCGTGGTCGCCTCACGCCACAACTGCATCTCTTTCACCCGGCTTGGTTCAAAGCTGTCATCCAGGCAGGAGAAACTCATTAACAGACAAGCCGCGCCGCAGGTAAAAGGGGTGGTCTGAACGTATAACGGCATCGGTAGCAGAACTTTCGGGCCATGGGGCGTCAAACGCTTTTGCATGCGACGTCCATCACATAAATCGTCATAGTAATGGATCAATAGCTTCAAAGTTTTATAGCTCATTTTTTCATATAATTTAATGGCTGCTATATTGTCTTCACGAACTTCTAGCCGTAATGTAGTAGAGCCTTGATCAAGAGCGGCACGCTCGCATTGCTCAACTAAAGTCTGAGCAATCCTCCGTCCTCTGAAATCAGGTTTAACGGCAATCGAATACAACCTTGATAGCTGTGTACCTTGATGAAACAACAACAATGCATATCCAGCCAGTTCCTCACCGGCATCAGCCACCAACAAGATCGCCTGGTCGGAGTGTAAAAAGCGCTTCATTTGACGCGGAGAAATTTTATCGCCTTCAAACAGCTGTTGTTCTAATGCATTGAGCGCAGAGAGATCAGAGTCTTTCGCATGACGAAAGTCCATACGATGTCCTTACTGGGTTGACAGGATAGTAGTTGGCAAGATTGCGATATAATCATACACCTATTGCTATAGGAAAAAACGAAAGATGGCAAACCTTTTAATCGTGACCGATCAGGCCAGTGACTGGCAACAGTACTTCCCTTCCGAACAAGTGATCAGTGTCGATCAATACCTGGATGCGGACTGGAAAAACAACCACCGCAGCCTGCAGGTCGTCAACCTGTGTCGCGATTATGACTACATGAGCGCCGGCTATTACTGCTCGCTGATGGCGGAAGCGCGCGGTCACCGCGTGATTCCGCGCGTGATGGCGATTAATGATATTAATCAGCCATTTTTGCTCTCATCCGGACTGCTTAAACTCAATAAGCTGTGCAAAAACACCGAGACTATCGCGTGTAAGATTTATTTCGGCCGCACACCGGAGCCCGGCCTGGACAAACTGGCCCGTCACCTGTTTGAGCAGTTTATGGTCCCGGTAATAGAACTGGAAATGACCAAGGGTCAGGGCCAGTGGCAAATTAGCAAAATCGCCCCGTTCCCGTTCCAGGACCTCAATGATCCGGAGCAGGATTTCTTCATCGAATCGCTCGAGCTGTTCTCGACCAAGGTGTGGCGCAAACCCAAACAAGAGAAAAAATACCGCTACGACATCGCTATGCTGGTCGATGAAGAAGAGAAAATGCCGCCATCAGATGCCTCGGCCCTGAAACGTTTTCGCCGCGCCGCCAACCGTTTAGGCATGAACCTGGAAAACATTTCACCGGATGACTTGTCACGTCTGGGCGAATTTGACGGCCTGTTTATCCGCGCCACCACCAACATCAGTAACTACACTTATCGCTTTGCCAAAACCGCAGAAAAAATGGGCCTGGTGGTGATGGACGACTCAGAGTCGATCATGAAATGTACCAACAAGGTATTTCTGACCGAACTGCTGCAACGCAATAATGTGCCGGCACCGAAAAGCGTGATCCTGCAAAGCTTTGACCCGGACTGGCAGGCCCATCTGCAGCAGCATCTTGAGTTTCCTATGGTGCTGAAGATCCCTGACGGCGCGTTTTCACGTGGCGTGGTTAAAGTGCGTAATGAACAGGAGCTGGAGAAGGAAGCCGCGGCGCTGTTTGAAAAGAGCGCGCTGATTCTGGCACAGGCCTTTATGCCAACCGACTACGACTGGCGCATTGGCGTGATGAACCGCCAACCGATATTTGCCTGTAAGTACATGATGAGCCGTGGTCACTGGCAGATTTATCAGCACCACAACAGCGGCCGCGTTTCATCGGGTGGTTTCGAAACTCTCGATCTGAAACAAGTACCGAAAACGGTGGTCGACGTGGCGGTCAAAGCGGCTAACTTAATTGGTGGCGGTTTGTATGGTGTTGACTTAAAAGAAATTGACGGCCAAGTTTATGTTATTGAAGTCAACGATAACCCAAGTATTGATCACCACGTTGAAGACGCCTTCCTGGGCGATCTGCTCTATGACCGGGTGATGACTGAGTTTTTACGCCGCATTCAGATGCGTGGTTTCTAAGCTTGGCAGGCCGCTTGCGGCCTGCTGAACTTTCCAACGAAAAGGACCGATATGGATTTTCTCATCGATCACTGGCACTTTACTGAATCACAAGTTATTCGACCAACCCAGACACCGGACAGCATAGAAGCGGATCACTGGTATCACTGCCAGCGTGATGCGCCGGGCGTACGGGAGTGGCTGATCGACAACGCCATTCCGGCGTCTATCATTGACAGCCTGCTGGCCGAAGACACCCGCCCACTGTTTGAACAGTATGATGAGCAGAACTTTCTGCTCATTCTGCGCGGCGTAAACCTGAATGAAAATGCCGACCCGGCCGATATGCTCAGTGTGCGCATTCTGTGTTACAACGGCGCGCTGATTTCAAGCCGCAAGATCCCGTCTAAAACCATCAATGCGATTCGCACCGCGCTGAGCGAAGGGCGTGGCCCAAAAACTCTGGCCGAACTGGTGCTGGGTGTGATTGATGGCCTCAGTCGCAACATAGATAACTATCTGGATCTGGTGGAAGAAAAGATCACCGATTTTGATGACGAGCTTGAGCTGACCGAAGAACTGATGACCACGCACAAAGCACTGTTGAAAATCAAACGCTTTATTAAACCACAGCAATACGCGATTGACGATTATCAGAACTCGAGTGTACCACTGGCCGGCCATAAACAGTTGCGATTGCGCCATAGTGTCAACACCATCACCCGCATCAACGAAACGCTGGACTTTTATCTGAGTGAACTGGAAATCATCAAAGGTGAACTGCGTCAGTACCATGCGGAAAAAATGAACCAGAACACTTATCTGTTCTCTGTGATTGCGGCCATTTTCCTGCCAACCAGTTTCCTTACCGGCCTGCTCGGTGTTAACGTAGGGGGATTCCCGGTACAGAATCACCGATTGCGTTTGGCCTGTTCTGTGCCGGACTGGTACTGATCTTCGGACTGGAATTGTGGATATTGCGCCGTCTGCAGTTCTTCGGCGGCAAGTAACCAGAGCTGCGATGCGCCAGCAGATAAGCGGCGTTCGCTCAGTTAGTGTATGTCTCTAAGCAGCAGGAACAGTTTATGTACATTTTCGGCTACGGCAGCCTGATGAATTCAGCCTCACGGCAACTGACCGGTAACACCGGGCAGGCTTTACCCGCTATCGTGCACGGCTTAGTGCGCCATTGGGGCAAAATTGACGACAGCTATGTTATTTCTCCTCTGGTGGTCAATCCTGGCCAGGGAGAGGTTAATGGCGTGCTGCTTGAGATTGATGATGCCGCTTTGGTGGAATTTGATCGCCGCGAACGTGGCTATCAACGCATTGCCCTCAGCGCCGAGCAAATTGAAACTGATCACGCCTTTGATCGCACTCAGCCCATCTGGGTCTATATCAAGGATGATCATCAGCCGCCATGTGCC from Vibrio ostreae encodes the following:
- a CDS encoding gamma-glutamylcyclotransferase family protein; its protein translation is MYIFGYGSLMNSASRQLTGNTGQALPAIVHGLVRHWGKIDDSYVISPLVVNPGQGEVNGVLLEIDDAALVEFDRRERGYQRIALSAEQIETDHAFDRTQPIWVYIKDDHQPPCANSPIVQTYVDTVLAGCLEVSENFARHFVEHTLGWHHPLENDRHAPKYGNLAGVKQDHHPLIDALLADVR
- a CDS encoding GNAT family N-acetyltransferase/peptidase C39 family protein; the protein is MDFRHAKDSDLSALNALEQQLFEGDKISPRQMKRFLHSDQAILLVADAGEELAGYALLLFHQGTQLSRLYSIAVKPDFRGRRIAQTLVEQCERAALDQGSTTLRLEVREDNIAAIKLYEKMSYKTLKLLIHYYDDLCDGRRMQKRLTPHGPKVLLPMPLYVQTTPFTCGAACLLMSFSCLDDSFEPSRVKEMQLWREATTIFMAAGHGGCSGQGLALAAARRGFHVELWSQSRSTPFIDSVRDANKKEVIELVHQDFCRQLLEEDVETIDAPPTQAQLEEWVNQGACVLLLISTYRFDGKKEPHWIVLSGMSEKFFFFHDPHAESEDHAVASGYVPVGKKALSQILGFGKQKQIACVVISRRES
- a CDS encoding NnrS family protein, giving the protein MLNIVDRQAEERIPAILRSGFRPLFLLGCAYALIAVGAWVVMFQHGQPQWLVVPALWWHVHEMLFGFAMAIVAGFLLTAVQNWTSIPATKGWRLALIVGLWLLVRLLLWTPLPLWLAASIEALFLALTAYEVGIRLVRARGWRNLFFIPLLAVAIGANFASYATIKGVAPFAAAAVWQAMLWWFTLLLAVMGGRVIPFFTARRFQFESKPSLVWLEWFANAPLLALFILSFFPLTAESVARPLMLVAGAAQLLRWWRWQPWRTLSEPLVWSLHAAYLCIPLSLLLRGAIDQPWFAHNMLHLLAIGALAGLILAMVARVSMGHTGRAIYQGPDMSLAFGALLLAAVLRSLGVALLPAYVLWWVNLSALLWIAAFGLFMLRFAPMLLMSRADGHPG
- a CDS encoding RimK family protein → MANLLIVTDQASDWQQYFPSEQVISVDQYLDADWKNNHRSLQVVNLCRDYDYMSAGYYCSLMAEARGHRVIPRVMAINDINQPFLLSSGLLKLNKLCKNTETIACKIYFGRTPEPGLDKLARHLFEQFMVPVIELEMTKGQGQWQISKIAPFPFQDLNDPEQDFFIESLELFSTKVWRKPKQEKKYRYDIAMLVDEEEKMPPSDASALKRFRRAANRLGMNLENISPDDLSRLGEFDGLFIRATTNISNYTYRFAKTAEKMGLVVMDDSESIMKCTNKVFLTELLQRNNVPAPKSVILQSFDPDWQAHLQQHLEFPMVLKIPDGAFSRGVVKVRNEQELEKEAAALFEKSALILAQAFMPTDYDWRIGVMNRQPIFACKYMMSRGHWQIYQHHNSGRVSSGGFETLDLKQVPKTVVDVAVKAANLIGGGLYGVDLKEIDGQVYVIEVNDNPSIDHHVEDAFLGDLLYDRVMTEFLRRIQMRGF
- a CDS encoding adenosine deaminase, with translation MKEFIQQLPKVELHLHIEGSLEPELMFKLAQRNHIDIPFASPEEVRAAYQFSNLQSFLDIYYQGANVLIHEQDFFDLTWEYLLRCQQDNVMHTEIFFDPQTHTARGIAFETVLNGIVAALNKAEQELGITSQIIMCFLRHLSEDEALQTLELALPYKDKIVGVGLDSSEQGHPPEKFSRVFAKARAAGFIAVAHAGEEGPALNIRNAIDLLGVQRVDHGVRCVEDAALVEELKQTRMPLTVCPLSNLKLKVFQHMTEHNIVELLRQGLCVTINSDDPAYFGGYMTDNFLAVSDAHSMTHQELAQFTRNAIEASFISATEKARMNAQVDSVVARFSA